One window from the genome of Candidatus Didemnitutus sp. encodes:
- a CDS encoding TonB family protein → MRTLGQAMQGLKSGKVVSWDMLDTIHALSPATDVMKTTTARRLPASVLASPRYAAGSWRYYGCSNPRGTLIIAILVSVGMHVMFLYGFNHKAKVVKAAAPVEEIIQIAMPDLKEDEPDKVEELGDSSDDQTPAIAVPQLADVPSSVSVNQFVQPLQVQPQIAENLNAAKVAKIPLSATRAQKIANLGKVFEISQLDRAPSPIAQPPPAFPYSLRQQVSEAKVTLEFIVDSNGEVVAPMVTDSSHHGFDEAAMVGVSKWKFRPGMKAGRKVNTRVRQVINFTIGDE, encoded by the coding sequence ATGCGCACCCTTGGGCAAGCGATGCAGGGGCTGAAAAGCGGGAAGGTCGTATCATGGGACATGCTCGACACGATCCACGCTCTATCCCCGGCGACGGATGTAATGAAAACCACTACAGCTCGGCGCCTCCCCGCTTCTGTTCTCGCCAGTCCGCGCTATGCGGCCGGTTCCTGGCGTTACTACGGATGCTCCAATCCCCGCGGCACGTTGATCATCGCGATCCTCGTCTCCGTCGGCATGCACGTGATGTTCCTCTACGGGTTCAATCACAAGGCCAAGGTCGTCAAGGCCGCGGCTCCGGTCGAGGAGATCATCCAGATCGCCATGCCGGACCTGAAGGAGGATGAACCCGACAAGGTCGAGGAGCTCGGCGACTCGTCCGACGACCAGACCCCGGCCATCGCCGTGCCGCAACTGGCTGACGTGCCCTCTTCGGTCTCGGTCAACCAGTTCGTGCAGCCGTTGCAGGTCCAGCCGCAGATCGCGGAGAACCTCAACGCCGCCAAGGTCGCCAAGATCCCGCTCAGCGCCACCCGCGCCCAGAAGATCGCCAACCTCGGCAAGGTGTTCGAAATCTCCCAGCTCGACCGCGCACCCTCGCCCATCGCGCAACCGCCGCCCGCGTTCCCGTATTCCCTGCGCCAGCAAGTCTCCGAGGCGAAGGTCACGCTCGAGTTCATCGTCGACTCCAACGGCGAAGTCGTCGCCCCCATGGTCACCGACTCCTCGCACCACGGCTTCGATGAGGCGGCGATGGTCGGCGTCTCGAAGTGGAAGTTCCGCCCCGGCATGAAGGCCGGTCGCAAGGTCAATACCCGCGTCCGCCAGGTGATCAACTTCACCATCGGCGACGAGTGA